The Pangasianodon hypophthalmus isolate fPanHyp1 chromosome 2, fPanHyp1.pri, whole genome shotgun sequence genome window below encodes:
- the nasp gene encoding nuclear autoantigenic sperm protein isoform X3, with product MPEETAAAASSTTEAVEEKPCSSSAAESSVDVAEEAKKLIGTGNRHLVMGDVVSAVSVFQEACAMLAEKYGDTADECGEAFFLCGKSLLELARMENSVLGNALEGVPEESSEKGEKQNDSKIESADNLDDAEDDDGDDDDDEEADANAEDKEGEEEEVGNLQLAWEMLEVAKVIYKRKESKEDQLMAAQIFLKLGEVGAESGNYSQALEDFQECLAIQLKHLPPHSRLLAETHYQLGTTFSYTGQYSQAIQHFSSSIKVIESRLAMLQEVIDKTEGAEGAAEEKRELEELKQLLPEIAEKVEDAKESQRTAPAASEAIHQTLGGASTSSGFATENGGSSSSTATPIAVKPADGASSSKSASDISHLVRKKRKPEDESPKKDSDAKKVKQETTVNGSADSASNSNGVQEKMEQEAVNSSTSAEATA from the exons ATGCCGGAGGAAACCGCTGCAGCTGCTTCTTCGACCACTGAGGC TGTGGAAGAGAAGCCTTGCTCATCCAGTGCTGCAGAGAG CTCTGTAGATGTGGCTGAAGAGGCAAAGAAGTTGATTGGCACTGGAAACAGGCACCTGGTTATGGGAGATGTTGTGTCTGCAGTCAGCGTGTTTCAGGAGGCCTGTGCCATGCT AGCTGAGAAATACGGCGACACCGCTGACGAATGTGGAGAGGCGTTCTTCTTGTGTGGGAAGTCCTTGCTGGAGCTTGCCAG GATGGAGAACTCCGTCTTGGGTAATGCTTTGGAGGGAGTCCCGGAGGAGTCCTCCGAGAAGGGCGAGAAGCAGAATGACTCGAAGATTGAGAGTGCAGATAATTTGGATG ATgctgaggatgatgatggtgatgacgatgatgacgagGAAGCGGATGCCAATGCAGAAGATAAG GAGGGTGAGGAGGAGGAAGTTGGAAATCTCCAGTTAGCATGGGAGATGTTGGAGGTGGCTAAAGTGATTTACAAAAG AAAGGAAAGCAAAGAGGACCAGCTAATGGCGGCACAGATCTTCTTGAAACTTGGCGAAGTTGGTGCGGAATCAG GTAACTACAGCCAGGCTCTTGAGGACTTCCAGGAGTGCTTAGCCATACAGCTGAAGCATCTTCCTCCTCACAGTCGTCTGCTGGCAGAGACTCATTACCAGCTGGGCACAACCTTTAGCTACACAGGCCAGTACAGCCAGGCCATCCAGCACTTCAGCAGTTCCATCAAAGTCATCGAGAGCCGCCTGG CCATGCTTCAGGAAGTAATCGACAAAACAGAAGGTGCTGAAGGAGCAGCAGAGGAAAAGCGGGAGCTAGAGGAGCTGAAGCAGCTGCTGCCAGAAATTGCTGAGAAGGTGGAAGATGCAAAGGAAAGCCAGCGGACAGCTCCTGCAGCTTCGGAAGCGATTCACCAGACCTTG GGAGGAGCATCTACGTCCTCAGGATTTGCAACTGAAAATGGTGGCTCGTCTTCATCTACAGCCACCCCG ATTGCAGTTAAGCCTGCTGATGGTGCATCCTCTTCAAAATCAGCATCGGACATCTCTCATCTAGTCCGTAAAAAG AGGAAACCAGAAGACGAGAGCCCAAAAAAGGACAGTGATGCTAAAAAGGTCAAACAGGAGACCACAGTTAATGGCAGCGCCGACTCTGCCAGCAACAGCAATGGAGTccaggagaaaatggagcaggAG gcTGTGAATTCATCTACCTCGGCAGAAGCCACGGCATGA
- the ccdc17 gene encoding coiled-coil domain-containing protein 17 — translation MEHSGEFSCPDCNMAFRSFDLLDKHKSRFCIGSAIGDPTVLRRGRVEISEPEKVDLRALRPRKTKTPDLIHLSEQRDKLLRQTERRETHREPSVADSLAFNRLTHEFHKLRMSIEESLPRRHTEGMYPGRKWADGKRLQEVCEHHEQKLAEIRAHTTELEQQRKEIERQMALVGNDGTVHLKEMLHELKEQEERNEEVLYRLSTQINALHGVKDADVASDQLEDRKTRHFTFDLISAVDGLLSSQIRALHLAYIQSGGSDPEVLAHLHDLQAEAHSLEQSRPAAEHRTRKKRRMKSSHAALGSSIMVMENENQQLEEQILKLQIDRERRRGRAAGSELDLIQRHHIHQVASLQAEISNLRREVEKSRGRKTHPPAPEYSSQQHSLMDRHVIDSVDSLGPAPYDPASGFVIFYDLVLGVDATFRTVLLVARLYSGGQEIGRPTPMPPVHCQPAGALGYPLRRHAGNYALLAVKQPVHRVQPSPSLYLVVEVQVVGGFDLCDQEMGGWSKLQLFDSHNQVQSGFWKLPFRSLPVRPSLSPGQLNSVPQLGNMEICLRIVNARDEDVQSLAKIDPNNSRQYKYPSVVTSHSNTDLEEQTSQPKTLQLSLNPFLSSLAQTDHVDPPPKDSGQR, via the exons ATGGAACACTCGGGAGAGTTCAGCTGTCCTGATTGTAACATGGCGTTTCGCTCCTTTGACCTTTTGGACAAACACAAGTCCCGGTTCTGTATAGGAAGTGCCATAGGAGACCCGACAGTGTTAAGGAGAGGGCGAGTGGAAATCAGTGAGCCTGAAAAGGTGGATTTGAGGGCATTACGCCCCAGAAAGACAAAGACTCCTGATCTAATTCAT CTGAGTGAGCAGAGAGATAAACTGCTAAGGCAGACTGAAAGACGAGAGACCCACAGAGAACCCAGCGTGGCTGACAGCCTGGCCTTTAACAGGCTCACTCATGAG TTTCATAAGCTGAGGATGTCCATTGAAGAGAGTCTGCCCAGAAGACACACAGAG GGAATGTATCCAGGCAGAAAGTGGGCTGATGGAAAGAGGcttcaggaagtgtgtgaacaccATGAGCAGAAGCTGGCTGAGATCCGGGCACACACCACCGAGCTGGAGCAACAGAGAAAGG AGATTGAACGGCAGATGGCCCTGGTTGGGAATGATGGAACGGTTCATCTGAAGGAGATGCTGCATGAGCTGAAAGAACAGGAAGAGAGAAACGAGGAGGTTCTGTACCGACTCAGCACACAGATCAATGCACTacatgg GGTAAAAGATGCTGATGTTGCGTCAGACCAGCTAGAGGACAGGAAGACACGACACTTCACCTTTGACCTCATCTCTGCTGTGGATGGCCTGCTCTCCAGCCAGATAAG AGCTTTACATCTAGCATACATACAGTCCGGTGGTTCTGATCCAGAGGTTCTGGCCCATCTGCATGACCTGCAGGCTGAGGCTCACTCCCTGGAGCAGAGCAGACCTGCAGCTGAGCACAGGACGAGGAAGAAAAGAC GAATGAAGTCCTCTCATGCAGCTCTGGGCTCAAGTATTATGGTAATGGAGAACGAGAACCAGCAGCTGGAGGAACAGATCCTCAAAttgcagatagacagagagagacgcagagGAAGAGCGG CTGGTTCAGAGCTCGATCTGATCCAGAGGCACCACATCCATCAAGTTGCCAGCCTGCAGGCTGAGATCTCCAACCTGAGGAGAGAGGTGGAGAAAAGCAGGGGGAGAAAGACTCATCCTCCTGCTCCA GAATACAGTTCACAGCAGCATTCACTAATGGACAGACATGTGATTGACTCAGTGGACTCTCTTGGTCCTGCTCCTTATGATCCTGC GTCTGGATTTGTGATCTTCTATGACCTGGTCCTTGGTGTGGATGCCACGTTTAGAACGGTTCTTCTGGTAGCCAGGCTGTACTCTGGGGGGCAAGAAATCGGGCGGCCCACCCCCATGCCACCTGTCCACTGCCAGCCTGCTGGGGCTTTAGGCTATCCACTGAGAAGGCATGCTGGAAACTATGCCTTACTAGCTGTCAAGCAGCCTGTGCACAG GGTGCAgccatctccatctctctactTGGTGGTGGAAGTTCAGGTTGTTGGTGGTTTTGACTTGTGTGATCAGGAGATGGGAGGCTGGTCCAAACTGCAGCTCTTTGACAGTCACAATCAGGTTCAGAGTGGATTCTGGAAACTTCCTTTCCGCTCTCTGCCTGTGAGACCGTCTCTCAGCCCGGGCCAACTCAACTCTGTACCTCAG TTGGGTAACATGGAGATTTGCCTTCGCATAGTTAATGCTCGTGATGAAGATGTACAGTCACTTGCTAAGATCGATCCTAACAATAGCAGGCAGTACAAATACCCATCAGTG GTCACCTCACACTCAAACACTGACTTGGAAGAACAAACATCCCAGCCGAAAACATTACAACTTTCACTCAATCCTTTTCTTTCATCATTGGCCCAAACTGATCATGTGGATCCTCCCCCTAAGGACAGTGGTCAGAGGTGA
- the nasp gene encoding nuclear autoantigenic sperm protein isoform X2, producing MPEETAAAASSTTEAVEEKPCSSSAAESSVDVAEEAKKLIGTGNRHLVMGDVVSAVSVFQEACAMLAEKYGDTADECGEAFFLCGKSLLELARMENSVLGNALEGVPEESSEKGEKQNDSKIESADNLDEKTRDELREQVYEAMSEEKRSSQEGGEPKVDKEEQEVKEEQKEEQKEEQKEEQKEEQKEEQKEEQKEEQKEEAGEEGKKPDARVENGNKPIENLLKSEEQTAENVKEEMEKDVSSKEDDAVVTKEAKEDAEQAVKSTEEQSGNEQAEPMEEDAGDAEDDDGDDDDDEEADANAEDKEGEEEEVGNLQLAWEMLEVAKVIYKRKESKEDQLMAAQIFLKLGEVGAESGNYSQALEDFQECLAIQLKHLPPHSRLLAETHYQLGTTFSYTGQYSQAIQHFSSSIKVIESRLAMLQEVIDKTEGAEGAAEEKRELEELKQLLPEIAEKVEDAKESQRTAPAASEAIHQTLGGASTSSGFATENGGSSSSTATPIAVKPADGASSSKSASDISHLVRKKAVNSSTSAEATA from the exons ATGCCGGAGGAAACCGCTGCAGCTGCTTCTTCGACCACTGAGGC TGTGGAAGAGAAGCCTTGCTCATCCAGTGCTGCAGAGAG CTCTGTAGATGTGGCTGAAGAGGCAAAGAAGTTGATTGGCACTGGAAACAGGCACCTGGTTATGGGAGATGTTGTGTCTGCAGTCAGCGTGTTTCAGGAGGCCTGTGCCATGCT AGCTGAGAAATACGGCGACACCGCTGACGAATGTGGAGAGGCGTTCTTCTTGTGTGGGAAGTCCTTGCTGGAGCTTGCCAG GATGGAGAACTCCGTCTTGGGTAATGCTTTGGAGGGAGTCCCGGAGGAGTCCTCCGAGAAGGGCGAGAAGCAGAATGACTCGAAGATTGAGAGTGCAGATAATTTGGATG AGAAAACCAGAGATGAGCTCCGTGAACAGGTTTATGAAGCTATGTCTGAGGAGAAGAGGAGTTCTCAGGAAGGGGGGGAGCCAAAAGTGGATAAAGAGGAACAAGAAGTCAAGGAAGAACAGAAGGAAGAACAGAAGGAAGAACAGAAGGAAGAACAGAAGGAAGAACAGAAGGAAGAACAGAAGGAAGAACAGAAGGAAGAACAGAAGGAAGAAGCTGgtgaagaaggaaagaagcCTGATGCACGTgttgaaaatggaaataaaccCATAGAAAATCTCCTCAAAAGTGAGGAGCAGACTGCTGAAAATGTtaaggaggagatggagaaagatGTCTCCTCAAAAGAGGATGATGCTGTAGTTACAAAAGAGGCAAAGGAGGATGCTGAGCAAGCTGTTAAGAGCACAGAAGAACAGAGTGGGAATGAACAGGCAGAGCCTATGGAGGAAGATGCTGGAG ATgctgaggatgatgatggtgatgacgatgatgacgagGAAGCGGATGCCAATGCAGAAGATAAG GAGGGTGAGGAGGAGGAAGTTGGAAATCTCCAGTTAGCATGGGAGATGTTGGAGGTGGCTAAAGTGATTTACAAAAG AAAGGAAAGCAAAGAGGACCAGCTAATGGCGGCACAGATCTTCTTGAAACTTGGCGAAGTTGGTGCGGAATCAG GTAACTACAGCCAGGCTCTTGAGGACTTCCAGGAGTGCTTAGCCATACAGCTGAAGCATCTTCCTCCTCACAGTCGTCTGCTGGCAGAGACTCATTACCAGCTGGGCACAACCTTTAGCTACACAGGCCAGTACAGCCAGGCCATCCAGCACTTCAGCAGTTCCATCAAAGTCATCGAGAGCCGCCTGG CCATGCTTCAGGAAGTAATCGACAAAACAGAAGGTGCTGAAGGAGCAGCAGAGGAAAAGCGGGAGCTAGAGGAGCTGAAGCAGCTGCTGCCAGAAATTGCTGAGAAGGTGGAAGATGCAAAGGAAAGCCAGCGGACAGCTCCTGCAGCTTCGGAAGCGATTCACCAGACCTTG GGAGGAGCATCTACGTCCTCAGGATTTGCAACTGAAAATGGTGGCTCGTCTTCATCTACAGCCACCCCG ATTGCAGTTAAGCCTGCTGATGGTGCATCCTCTTCAAAATCAGCATCGGACATCTCTCATCTAGTCCGTAAAAAG gcTGTGAATTCATCTACCTCGGCAGAAGCCACGGCATGA
- the akr1a1b gene encoding aldo-keto reductase family 1 member A1-B isoform X1, which yields MLTFANLFRLTCRIYCRNVSHKANMTDFAVLNTGRKMPLIGLGTWKSEPGKVKQAVIWALQAGYRHIDCAAIYGNESEIGEAFQEMLGPEKALKREDVFVTSKLWNTKHHPDDVEPALLKSLKDLKLEYLDLYLIHWPYGFQRGDIAFPRQEDGTLLYDDIDYKVTWAAMEKLVEKGLVRAIGLSNFNSRQINDILSVANIKPTVLQVEGHPYLAQVELLAHCREKGLVMTAYSPLGSPDRAWKRPDEPVLLEEPVIAALAKKYNKSHAQIIIRWQTQRGVVTIPKSVTESRIKENLQVFDFTLEPEEMDSVTALNRGWRYIVPTITVDGKPIPRDAGHPYYPFNDPY from the exons AGTCACAAGGCAAACATGACTGACTTTGCAGTTCTGAACACTGGCCGAAAGATGCCACTTATCGGATTAGGGACATGGAAGAGTGAGCCTGGaaag GTGAAACAGGCAGTCATATGGGCACTTCAGGCTGGATATCGGCACATCGACTGCGCTGCCATTTACGGAAATGAATCGGAAATTGGAGAAGCCTTTCAGGAGATGTTGGGGCCTGAAAAA GCCTTGAAACGAGAAGACGTGTTTGTGACCTCCAAACTGTGGAACACGAAGCACCATCCTGACGACGTGGAGCCAGCACTGCTCAAAAGCTTGAAAGATCTGAAGCTGGAGTACCTGGACCTCTACCTAATTCACTGGCCTTATGGCTTCCA gCGGGGAGATATCGCTTTCCCCCGACAGGAAGATGGGACCTTACTGTATGATGACATTGACTACAAGGTGACGTGGGCCGCCATGGAGAAACTCGTGGAAAAGGGACTTGTGAGGGCTATTGGGCTCTCTAACTTCAACAGCAGACAGATTAATGATATCCTGTCCGTGGCCAACATAAAGCCTACTGTTTTACAG GTGGAGGGTCATCCTTATCTAGCCCAGGTGGAGCTTCTTGCTCACTGCAGGGAGAAGGGCTTAGTGATGACTGCCTACAGTCCGCTTGGCTCTCCAGATCGTGCCTGGAAGAGACCAGATGAGCCAGTTCTCTTAGAGGAGCCAGTCATTGCAGCTCTAGCCAAGAAGTACAACAAATCTCATGCACAAATTATAATCAG GTGGCAGACCCAGCGAGGAGTCGTGACAATCCCAAAGAGTGTTACAGAGTCTCGCATCAAAGAAAATTTACAg GTTTTTGACTTCACTCTGGAGCCTGAGGAGATGGACAGCGTGACAGCATTGAACAGAGGCTGGAGATACATCGTGCCAACTATAACT GTTGATGGCAAGCCTATACCAAGGGATGCAGGACATCCTTACTATCCTTTTAATGATCCTTATTAA
- the akr1a1b gene encoding aldo-keto reductase family 1 member A1-B isoform X2, with protein MTDFAVLNTGRKMPLIGLGTWKSEPGKVKQAVIWALQAGYRHIDCAAIYGNESEIGEAFQEMLGPEKALKREDVFVTSKLWNTKHHPDDVEPALLKSLKDLKLEYLDLYLIHWPYGFQRGDIAFPRQEDGTLLYDDIDYKVTWAAMEKLVEKGLVRAIGLSNFNSRQINDILSVANIKPTVLQVEGHPYLAQVELLAHCREKGLVMTAYSPLGSPDRAWKRPDEPVLLEEPVIAALAKKYNKSHAQIIIRWQTQRGVVTIPKSVTESRIKENLQVFDFTLEPEEMDSVTALNRGWRYIVPTITVDGKPIPRDAGHPYYPFNDPY; from the exons ATGACTGACTTTGCAGTTCTGAACACTGGCCGAAAGATGCCACTTATCGGATTAGGGACATGGAAGAGTGAGCCTGGaaag GTGAAACAGGCAGTCATATGGGCACTTCAGGCTGGATATCGGCACATCGACTGCGCTGCCATTTACGGAAATGAATCGGAAATTGGAGAAGCCTTTCAGGAGATGTTGGGGCCTGAAAAA GCCTTGAAACGAGAAGACGTGTTTGTGACCTCCAAACTGTGGAACACGAAGCACCATCCTGACGACGTGGAGCCAGCACTGCTCAAAAGCTTGAAAGATCTGAAGCTGGAGTACCTGGACCTCTACCTAATTCACTGGCCTTATGGCTTCCA gCGGGGAGATATCGCTTTCCCCCGACAGGAAGATGGGACCTTACTGTATGATGACATTGACTACAAGGTGACGTGGGCCGCCATGGAGAAACTCGTGGAAAAGGGACTTGTGAGGGCTATTGGGCTCTCTAACTTCAACAGCAGACAGATTAATGATATCCTGTCCGTGGCCAACATAAAGCCTACTGTTTTACAG GTGGAGGGTCATCCTTATCTAGCCCAGGTGGAGCTTCTTGCTCACTGCAGGGAGAAGGGCTTAGTGATGACTGCCTACAGTCCGCTTGGCTCTCCAGATCGTGCCTGGAAGAGACCAGATGAGCCAGTTCTCTTAGAGGAGCCAGTCATTGCAGCTCTAGCCAAGAAGTACAACAAATCTCATGCACAAATTATAATCAG GTGGCAGACCCAGCGAGGAGTCGTGACAATCCCAAAGAGTGTTACAGAGTCTCGCATCAAAGAAAATTTACAg GTTTTTGACTTCACTCTGGAGCCTGAGGAGATGGACAGCGTGACAGCATTGAACAGAGGCTGGAGATACATCGTGCCAACTATAACT GTTGATGGCAAGCCTATACCAAGGGATGCAGGACATCCTTACTATCCTTTTAATGATCCTTATTAA
- the nasp gene encoding nuclear autoantigenic sperm protein isoform X1, translating to MPEETAAAASSTTEAVEEKPCSSSAAESSVDVAEEAKKLIGTGNRHLVMGDVVSAVSVFQEACAMLAEKYGDTADECGEAFFLCGKSLLELARMENSVLGNALEGVPEESSEKGEKQNDSKIESADNLDEKTRDELREQVYEAMSEEKRSSQEGGEPKVDKEEQEVKEEQKEEQKEEQKEEQKEEQKEEQKEEQKEEQKEEAGEEGKKPDARVENGNKPIENLLKSEEQTAENVKEEMEKDVSSKEDDAVVTKEAKEDAEQAVKSTEEQSGNEQAEPMEEDAGDAEDDDGDDDDDEEADANAEDKEGEEEEVGNLQLAWEMLEVAKVIYKRKESKEDQLMAAQIFLKLGEVGAESGNYSQALEDFQECLAIQLKHLPPHSRLLAETHYQLGTTFSYTGQYSQAIQHFSSSIKVIESRLAMLQEVIDKTEGAEGAAEEKRELEELKQLLPEIAEKVEDAKESQRTAPAASEAIHQTLGGASTSSGFATENGGSSSSTATPIAVKPADGASSSKSASDISHLVRKKRKPEDESPKKDSDAKKVKQETTVNGSADSASNSNGVQEKMEQEAVNSSTSAEATA from the exons ATGCCGGAGGAAACCGCTGCAGCTGCTTCTTCGACCACTGAGGC TGTGGAAGAGAAGCCTTGCTCATCCAGTGCTGCAGAGAG CTCTGTAGATGTGGCTGAAGAGGCAAAGAAGTTGATTGGCACTGGAAACAGGCACCTGGTTATGGGAGATGTTGTGTCTGCAGTCAGCGTGTTTCAGGAGGCCTGTGCCATGCT AGCTGAGAAATACGGCGACACCGCTGACGAATGTGGAGAGGCGTTCTTCTTGTGTGGGAAGTCCTTGCTGGAGCTTGCCAG GATGGAGAACTCCGTCTTGGGTAATGCTTTGGAGGGAGTCCCGGAGGAGTCCTCCGAGAAGGGCGAGAAGCAGAATGACTCGAAGATTGAGAGTGCAGATAATTTGGATG AGAAAACCAGAGATGAGCTCCGTGAACAGGTTTATGAAGCTATGTCTGAGGAGAAGAGGAGTTCTCAGGAAGGGGGGGAGCCAAAAGTGGATAAAGAGGAACAAGAAGTCAAGGAAGAACAGAAGGAAGAACAGAAGGAAGAACAGAAGGAAGAACAGAAGGAAGAACAGAAGGAAGAACAGAAGGAAGAACAGAAGGAAGAACAGAAGGAAGAAGCTGgtgaagaaggaaagaagcCTGATGCACGTgttgaaaatggaaataaaccCATAGAAAATCTCCTCAAAAGTGAGGAGCAGACTGCTGAAAATGTtaaggaggagatggagaaagatGTCTCCTCAAAAGAGGATGATGCTGTAGTTACAAAAGAGGCAAAGGAGGATGCTGAGCAAGCTGTTAAGAGCACAGAAGAACAGAGTGGGAATGAACAGGCAGAGCCTATGGAGGAAGATGCTGGAG ATgctgaggatgatgatggtgatgacgatgatgacgagGAAGCGGATGCCAATGCAGAAGATAAG GAGGGTGAGGAGGAGGAAGTTGGAAATCTCCAGTTAGCATGGGAGATGTTGGAGGTGGCTAAAGTGATTTACAAAAG AAAGGAAAGCAAAGAGGACCAGCTAATGGCGGCACAGATCTTCTTGAAACTTGGCGAAGTTGGTGCGGAATCAG GTAACTACAGCCAGGCTCTTGAGGACTTCCAGGAGTGCTTAGCCATACAGCTGAAGCATCTTCCTCCTCACAGTCGTCTGCTGGCAGAGACTCATTACCAGCTGGGCACAACCTTTAGCTACACAGGCCAGTACAGCCAGGCCATCCAGCACTTCAGCAGTTCCATCAAAGTCATCGAGAGCCGCCTGG CCATGCTTCAGGAAGTAATCGACAAAACAGAAGGTGCTGAAGGAGCAGCAGAGGAAAAGCGGGAGCTAGAGGAGCTGAAGCAGCTGCTGCCAGAAATTGCTGAGAAGGTGGAAGATGCAAAGGAAAGCCAGCGGACAGCTCCTGCAGCTTCGGAAGCGATTCACCAGACCTTG GGAGGAGCATCTACGTCCTCAGGATTTGCAACTGAAAATGGTGGCTCGTCTTCATCTACAGCCACCCCG ATTGCAGTTAAGCCTGCTGATGGTGCATCCTCTTCAAAATCAGCATCGGACATCTCTCATCTAGTCCGTAAAAAG AGGAAACCAGAAGACGAGAGCCCAAAAAAGGACAGTGATGCTAAAAAGGTCAAACAGGAGACCACAGTTAATGGCAGCGCCGACTCTGCCAGCAACAGCAATGGAGTccaggagaaaatggagcaggAG gcTGTGAATTCATCTACCTCGGCAGAAGCCACGGCATGA